The genomic window TCTGCTGCTCAGCGTTCGGGAAGGGGCCGCGGGGGGACTCTGAAGCCCCTTTCAGGCTGTGAGGGCAGCCGCAGGCACGGCACGGCTGAAACAGCAAGCGCTAGTTTCCAGTAATACATCTTCTGATGTGACCACATAACTTCTTCCTAAAGTGAGATACTGCTCATAGCAAATTAGTTTAGTTCTCTGATGCTCCTAAATACAGCGGAGCTCTCTGTTAAGCCACTTATTCCTTACCGGGTATCACGagaattgtttggggtttttttcttttaatgagcaCTACATAGGAAAGCACACAAAAGATGCTTTTCACAGCATTTGCATACCACGAGCTAAGAGATGTGAGAAGGGAGAGAACCATTGCATGCTACTTTGGATGATCTCTTAATAAATTTTGAAACACTTTGCACATATATTTTGTTTGAATGGTGTATGTTTCCTCACAGAGTTATTTGGTTTTCTTCTAGCAGGCTGTGCGGAGCCCCAGGTGCGATGGCCATGCAGGTGCAgctggaagcaaatgcagatacATCAGCAGAGGAAGAGAGCTTTGGACCACAGCTCATATCCAGGTTAGAGGTAGGTAAGAGTTGGCTCTAGAGAACGTCTTCAAACAATCTGCTAGTCCTTTTCCTTACACACAAGTTGTACCTGAGAATTGTGTTGCTAAATTCTTGTGTTCTgtcagaaaaacccaaaccagaaaacccaCCATGTTAACAGTTATGTTTTTTATTATGTTGCCTTGCTGCATACTGTCTCCTGACATGTACTCGTCACCTGCAGCATCTATTAAACCAAACAGAGAATGATattctctgcctgttctgtgCCACCTATACAGTCAATACTTATGCAAACACTACACTGCtagaaggattttattttgtatgGTTCTTTATGTGTAAGTGAATAGGGAGGTAACAGTGTGCTGATGCAGAATAACAGTTTGATCCAGATCTGCTGAAGCCAGTTGAAGGTATTCAGTGGAAATTAGATAAAGGTATTTGTGTCTTAGCGtgtccttttttctcctctccctttcagCAATGCGGTATAAATGCAAATGACGTGAAGAAATTGGAAGAAGCTGGATTTCACACAGTTGAGGCTGTTGCTTATGCACCAAAGAAAGAGCTACTAAATATTAAAGGCATCAGCGAAGCCAAAGCTGATAAAATCTTGGTAAGGGTATATGGAAAAGCTTTAACCCAAGGTATTCAAGAAGTTTTATTTCTACTGGCTTCAGATGTTCTGGTGCTTTTGAAAGGTCTCTGTTAATGATATACCATGAAGGGTAGTAAAGATGGTTAGAGGTGTGACATGACTTTTGACAATAAGAGACAAAACCCACTAGGACCAGCTTCAAGAGGTGAAGAGGGAGGGACAATTAGAAAGGTCTCTAAATATCGTGGAAGGTATGGAGTGCGTGCCTGAGGTGTTATTTCTAGCCCAGTATTTCTCATGATAAGAAGGCTCATGATAAGCCTAAAGCAAAGAAAGTACTGTTTCCATACAGGTTGTAATTAAGTTATGGAACTCCTTGTCCCAAGGCACAGTGACCATCTGTAGCATAAATGGATTTAAAAGGGCTGAGTGCCGTGTTTGTGGGGTTGCTGTGGGCAGTTGTCAAGGCAGAAGATGCTGCATTGTAGCGATGGACTGACCCGGTACAGCTCTTCTGTCAGGTTGTTCCTGAGCGTGTTAACTCTTAACCCTGGGCAGGTATTTGCTGGGAGACCTGGGCTTTGCTCTTGGGGACAGAGTGAAGTCTGAGCTGGAACCTCACAGCATCTTCTAGTCCAGAATGTGGAGTTTCTGCCAAACTGGTTCATTTATAGAAATCTGACTTAGCACAGCATTTAACTgcaatacttttctttttttgcatatttattcACTGTTAGGAAGACAGCATTCCTAACAGGCTGTATGTGCATCCCAAATATTTCAAGGTTCACAGGGACAGAACTGAACTGAAAGGGGGGGAAGGcaaagggtggggggaaggattTTGGTAAAATACACAAAGATCACAATTTCAGTTCTTTTCAGAGATACCATCTTATATATAGTCTATAAAGTAAAATGTGTGCGTCAAATTATGTAGGTGCTTCTCCATTTCACTAGAAAATTAGAGTATTAATTACTAGAGGGGGTAAGTGAATGGGATGAACATTCTTGCACTGCTTAGTTTGGTTTTCTTCAGGCTGAAGCAGCTAAACTGGTTCCGATGGGTTTCACCACAGCAACAGAATTCCACCAGCGGAGGTCAGAGATCATCCAGATCACCACTGGGTCCAAAGAACTTGATAAACTTCTTCAAggtgattattttatttctctttatattGATCATCCTTCAttatctgctttttctttctctgagcaTGATTCTTGGACAAAAACACATAAGACACATCAGTTCTGGTTGAAGAAAAATCTCAAGTACTGCTCTCTTGTATCAcaactaattttcttttaaaagctgtagaAATAGCTTTAAAACCTTCTAGTCATATGCAATACCCAGACCTGTTTATATTGGCTGTTTCTAGTTTAGTCTATGCCctatttgaagaaaacaaaaccagccattGTCTTCTCCCCGTTCCTACTTGTGATCAAAAAATCAAAAGAAGTcatttcagcttttcagcatcTTCAAAAATACGCTTACCTAACGTTCTTACCTGTAACATGAGCAACCCTCAGTAGGAAAAGCAGGTTTTCCAATTAGTGTTTTGAAACTTAACTAAAAGAAGTGCTTAACTGAGTCTCTGTGAATGTAATACTTTATGCGTGGTCTTTGGTTAAAGTCTGTgtccttttaaaattatctttcgttgttattgttattattattttcccttcaggaGGAATAGAAACAGGGTCCATAACAGAGTTGTTTGGGGAGTTTCGTACTGGAAAAACACAGCTGTGTCATAACCTGGCAGTCACCTGTCAAGTGAGTAGttcaatttattaaaaacaagtaTTCAGACAACACAGCTTTTGGATATTTGCTAATTTGTGCACTTTTCTCAACCAATACAAATGTGATGCATATAAACAGCTGCGAAGAACACGAGTATCTGGAGCACCCTTGGCTGTCCTTGCAGCTTTCTAGCATCTTCTGTTTCGTGCTGACTCTGCCTACTAGGATTTAGCAGCAATTAAGTTTGTGATGGTTTTTGCCTGCATTTGACGTTGTttgtagttttggtttttttcctcagtattcTGACATCAAAATTTAACACAGATTAGCCTTGTCGCATAATTCTAGGTCTTAAATGCAGAGAAGTGTTTGGTCTCTCTTCAGGTGCTCTAGATTGCATAGAACCTTCCTCATCATCAAGAGTGTTGAAAAGAGAGATGAAACTGTTGGGTTCGATGACTTTCTTTGACtagctgcttttttcccctaacaTATAAAAGAAGCTTACTTCTActtttgtaaaagctttcagcTCGCTTTTGCTATCACACAGTAGATCAGTTTGGAGGAACCTTTTTTTTGTAATCTTAGTTTAAACAAATAATAGTGTTTGCTACTTTCTAAAGGTTgctatttcataaaatattagAGGCTTTGGGCTTCATCTGATCATTTAGTTAACAGCCTTATGCACCTAAACTTATGAGTTCAAAATTAAGCACCTGTCCTCTTAATGTCAGTATCAGAGGTTAAACGCAAGAatctttcctctcatttttcccAGATAAATGTGAATTTAATCATGACAGCTTGGTTTGTTATTGGTATGTTCAGGGCATGAGGCAATAACTGGATTATTTGTTGATACTTTATTTCATGTTTGTTCGTTTGCTTTTCCTTTAGCTTCCCATTGACAGAggtggtggtgaaggaaaagCCATGTATATTGACACAGAAGGGACCTTCCGTCCGGAACGGCTTCTTGCAGTGGCAGAAAGGTCTGGACTTGGGACTAGAAGTGAACTGGCATTAGTTGAAGGAAGGAATACATTTACTCATGGAACAGCTTAGTAAGGCTGACTCTGTAAATCAGCCCATCTGCTTAAATTCGTGGGACTTGCAGTAAGAACTGCCactaaaaaaacaaccaaccagaAGTCTTTCTGCATGTTAAGCCACATTATTAACTGTATTTTATAAACAGTTTCTAGTTTTATTTAGCTGTGACAGCAGCTAACATCCTTGTCCCCTGGAATATGATGTCTTCGCTTCTTACTAGTGTCTCCTTCAAATGCAGTTTACCGTTAGTGAAATACATTcaaagttttttcttaaattctgccAATAGCATTATCCTGAAACAGACATTCTTTTGTAAAAATGTTATTGCAATAGAAGCTGGAAAATGTTTTGTTAGGAGATATGAGAGCATCCACTGACCAgctgaaaagctgttttcttatcTCCTGCCTCTATCTCAGAATGTTCTGACATGTCTTTTATACGAGCTGGAAAGTAAAACTTTTTTACCTAAATAAAAATTCTGCTGTCTTCACAGAGATTAAAAGCCTGAAGTCCTGGTTTTGTATGTTAGAACAAGTTGCTACTTCTGCCCTTGTGATTCTTTAGACTTTCT from Athene noctua chromosome 14, bAthNoc1.hap1.1, whole genome shotgun sequence includes these protein-coding regions:
- the RAD51 gene encoding DNA repair protein RAD51 homolog 1, which gives rise to MAMQVQLEANADTSAEEESFGPQLISRLEQCGINANDVKKLEEAGFHTVEAVAYAPKKELLNIKGISEAKADKILAEAAKLVPMGFTTATEFHQRRSEIIQITTGSKELDKLLQGGIETGSITELFGEFRTGKTQLCHNLAVTCQLPIDRGGGEGKAMYIDTEGTFRPERLLAVAERYGLSGSDVLDNVAYARGFNTDHQTQLLYQASAMMAESRYALLIVDSATALYRTDYSGRGELSARQMHLARFLRMLLRLADEFGVAVVITNQVVAQVDGAAMFAADPKKPIGGNIIAHASTTRLYLRKGRGETRICKIYDSPCLPEAEAMFAINADGVGDAKD